In Dysgonomonadaceae bacterium zrk40, one genomic interval encodes:
- the smpB gene encoding SsrA-binding protein SmpB: protein MNHSSINIKNKRATFDYELVETFTAGMVLTGTEIKSIRLGKASLVDSYCLLEKGQCWVRNMHIAEYFYGTYNNHSARRDRKLLLNRKELQKLLRLTRETGFTIIPVRLFINDKGLAKLVIAVAKGKKQYDKRQSLKEKEDKRAMDRMFKQ, encoded by the coding sequence ATGAACCACTCTTCCATCAACATAAAGAACAAAAGGGCCACCTTCGATTATGAACTGGTGGAGACCTTCACCGCAGGGATGGTGCTTACCGGTACCGAGATTAAATCGATCCGGTTGGGCAAGGCCAGCTTGGTGGACAGCTACTGCTTGCTTGAGAAAGGACAATGCTGGGTGAGGAACATGCACATCGCCGAATATTTTTACGGCACCTACAACAACCACAGTGCCCGGCGCGACCGCAAACTGCTGCTCAACAGGAAAGAGCTGCAGAAGCTGCTGCGACTTACACGGGAGACCGGCTTCACCATCATCCCTGTGCGGCTCTTCATCAACGACAAGGGGCTTGCCAAGTTGGTGATCGCCGTGGCAAAAGGAAAAAAACAGTACGACAAACGACAGTCGCTGAAGGAGAAAGAGGATAAACGGGCGATGGACCGCATGTTCAAACAGTAA
- a CDS encoding DUF1282 family protein has protein sequence MWRELFAIVAQLLVASPMAWKELEREKRNRTDFLNRFLYPIFGLIALAAFVGGLWFTRDGDLENALKKSIISMVAVFGAYVIISYILNEIAERFALKQNLFLFQQFTGYASVVMYLLYCLIPFMSDFFILWLLALYTIHLVHMGAIYFLKVPAHKRGAFIITASALVILVPAFIHALFSFFIQ, from the coding sequence ATGTGGAGAGAACTTTTTGCAATTGTAGCACAGTTGCTTGTTGCATCACCGATGGCATGGAAGGAGCTGGAGAGAGAAAAAAGAAATCGAACCGATTTTCTCAATCGTTTTCTCTATCCAATTTTCGGCCTCATAGCACTGGCAGCTTTTGTGGGGGGACTATGGTTCACGCGCGACGGTGACCTGGAGAATGCATTGAAGAAAAGCATCATCTCTATGGTTGCTGTCTTCGGTGCCTATGTGATCATCTCTTATATCCTCAATGAGATAGCTGAGCGATTTGCACTGAAGCAGAACCTTTTCCTATTTCAGCAGTTCACCGGTTACGCTTCAGTAGTGATGTACCTGTTGTATTGTCTTATTCCATTTATGTCCGATTTTTTCATCCTCTGGCTACTGGCTCTTTACACCATTCATCTGGTGCATATGGGGGCCATCTATTTTCTAAAGGTGCCTGCACATAAAAGAGGTGCTTTTATCATTACTGCATCTGCACTGGTGATCCTGGTGCCAGCATTTATTCACGCACTCTTTTCATTTTTCATCCAATAA